The following are encoded in a window of Limibacter armeniacum genomic DNA:
- a CDS encoding GH92 family glycosyl hydrolase, whose translation MKASKKRFFENHKWHIWGTALLAVCLGSCTTPKNTTQEIAKTPAEEVDVFIGTGEHGHTYPGATVPFGMVQLSPNNGKSGWDWVSGYHYSDSIIVGFTHTALSGTGIGDLSDILIMPTTASVDLTKKIKSRDDYDYKAKYSHQQEVARPGFYQVTLQPSQIKAELTTTERSGMHRYTFPEIGEASVVMDLGFAINWDGPYDTEIRVEAPTIVSGYRFSKGWAANQQVYFVMEFSKPIKSYKLVEGTSLANENAQSVMAAKTKGQFFFDVEADEEVLVKVGLSTVSVEGAKNNLAKENPDWDFETIKNKAFKLWDKELNQIQVSADTDSLKSIFYTALYHTKLAPTILSDVDGQYRGADQQVHKTAGTYYSTFSLWDTFRANNPLFTILDADRVSDMVNTMLRHYDENGRLPVWALAANETDCMTGNHSIPVITDAILKGVKGFDYDKAFEAMKETQMKDIRGLNHYKKYGYIPLDKQDESVTITLEYAFDDWCVAQVAQKLGKQSDYKAFLKRSEAWQYLFDKETGFMRGKDSKENWRTPFDPKRSEHRKDTDYTEGNAWQHSWFVLQDVEGLIKAHGGNKAFVNKLDLLFSESSEITGDHASPDISGLIGQYAHGNEPSHHITYLYALAGAPEKTAEKVHEIMTTQYSAQPEGISGNEDCGQMSAWYVMSAMGIYPVNPASGQYVIGTPLFDRVQIQLKNGKTLEITTNNKSDQNIYVKSVKLNGKVLKGHLITHQEILNGGKLEFEMSAKPSI comes from the coding sequence ATGAAAGCATCAAAGAAGAGATTTTTTGAAAACCACAAATGGCATATATGGGGAACCGCATTGTTGGCGGTGTGCTTAGGAAGTTGTACCACCCCGAAAAATACAACACAGGAAATAGCAAAGACTCCTGCCGAGGAAGTGGATGTGTTTATAGGTACTGGTGAACACGGACATACTTACCCTGGAGCAACAGTGCCTTTTGGGATGGTACAGCTTAGTCCTAACAATGGTAAGAGTGGCTGGGACTGGGTGTCAGGCTATCATTATTCGGATAGTATCATTGTGGGTTTCACGCATACCGCACTTTCAGGTACAGGAATTGGAGATTTGTCTGATATCCTGATTATGCCAACCACAGCATCTGTAGATTTGACTAAGAAGATCAAGTCTAGAGATGACTATGATTATAAAGCGAAGTATAGCCATCAGCAGGAAGTAGCCCGACCAGGCTTTTACCAGGTGACCTTACAGCCTTCTCAGATTAAGGCAGAACTCACAACGACAGAACGTAGCGGTATGCACCGTTATACGTTTCCTGAAATAGGGGAAGCCTCTGTTGTTATGGATCTTGGTTTTGCAATCAACTGGGATGGACCTTATGATACGGAAATCAGGGTTGAAGCCCCAACCATTGTTTCAGGATACAGGTTCAGTAAAGGTTGGGCAGCCAATCAGCAAGTGTATTTTGTGATGGAGTTTTCCAAGCCAATTAAATCCTATAAGCTTGTAGAGGGAACTTCATTGGCAAACGAGAATGCACAATCAGTGATGGCGGCCAAGACCAAAGGACAATTTTTCTTTGATGTGGAAGCTGATGAGGAAGTGTTAGTAAAGGTCGGATTATCAACAGTAAGTGTTGAAGGAGCAAAAAACAATTTAGCTAAAGAGAATCCGGATTGGGATTTTGAAACAATCAAAAACAAAGCATTCAAGCTTTGGGACAAAGAGCTGAATCAAATTCAGGTAAGTGCTGATACTGATTCGCTGAAGTCTATTTTTTACACTGCATTATATCATACCAAACTAGCACCAACAATTCTTTCCGATGTGGATGGCCAGTATAGAGGTGCAGATCAACAGGTACATAAGACGGCTGGAACTTATTACTCAACCTTTTCACTTTGGGATACTTTCCGTGCCAACAATCCACTTTTCACCATTCTTGATGCAGATAGAGTGTCTGATATGGTCAATACCATGTTGAGGCATTATGATGAAAATGGACGTTTGCCTGTTTGGGCACTGGCAGCCAATGAGACAGACTGTATGACTGGTAATCATTCAATTCCTGTTATTACAGATGCGATTCTGAAAGGAGTTAAAGGTTTTGATTATGACAAAGCTTTTGAGGCCATGAAGGAAACGCAGATGAAAGATATCAGAGGATTGAATCATTATAAGAAGTATGGTTATATCCCTTTGGATAAGCAGGACGAGTCAGTGACCATTACTTTGGAATATGCTTTTGATGACTGGTGTGTTGCACAAGTGGCCCAAAAACTGGGAAAACAGTCAGACTATAAGGCGTTTCTGAAACGCTCTGAAGCTTGGCAATACCTTTTTGATAAGGAGACAGGTTTTATGAGGGGTAAGGATTCAAAAGAAAACTGGAGAACACCATTTGATCCTAAACGGTCTGAGCACAGAAAGGATACTGATTATACAGAGGGGAATGCTTGGCAACATAGCTGGTTTGTGTTGCAGGATGTAGAAGGGTTGATCAAGGCTCACGGTGGCAATAAGGCATTTGTTAATAAGTTGGATCTACTGTTTTCTGAAAGTTCTGAGATTACAGGAGATCATGCATCACCGGATATTTCGGGACTGATAGGCCAATATGCACATGGCAATGAACCAAGTCATCATATTACTTACTTGTATGCATTGGCTGGGGCGCCAGAGAAGACAGCAGAAAAAGTGCATGAAATTATGACCACCCAATACTCAGCACAACCAGAAGGGATTAGTGGAAATGAGGATTGTGGACAGATGTCAGCTTGGTATGTAATGAGTGCAATGGGAATATACCCTGTAAACCCTGCCTCGGGACAGTATGTAATCGGGACACCACTTTTTGATCGTGTACAGATTCAGCTGAAAAATGGCAAAACATTGGAAATTACGACAAATAACAAATCTGATCAGAATATCTATGTCAAATCGGTCAAACTGAACGGAAAGGTTCTGAAAGGCCACTTGATCACCCATCAGGAAATTTTGAATGGCGGAAAACTGGAATTTGAGATGAGCGCAAAACCATCGATTTAG
- a CDS encoding DeoR/GlpR family DNA-binding transcription regulator — protein sequence MMLKEERQNYILDIVRKNNKVLSSELSTELNVSEDTIRRDLRELSDAGKIRRVHGGAISSESNNKTASSSYIPFSYEDREIYARDEKTVIAKKAVELIHDDSVVLIDGGTTNLEIVKNLPADLKATFFTNCLLVASKLVEYRFVDVYFLGGKILPNAQVTIGHEVTEALKDMHADIFFLGVRSIDAVRGVTDIDREEVRVKRAMAMASKRVVAVALQEKLGSAQPFLAVPVDKIHTIITEAGQEPAAFSPFRHLGIEHI from the coding sequence ATGATGCTGAAAGAAGAGCGCCAGAACTATATTCTGGATATTGTGCGCAAAAACAATAAAGTATTGTCATCAGAATTAAGCACCGAACTGAATGTGTCGGAAGATACCATCAGGAGAGATTTGAGAGAACTTTCGGATGCAGGCAAGATCAGACGAGTACATGGTGGAGCGATCTCAAGTGAATCAAATAATAAGACAGCTTCTTCGTCATATATTCCTTTTAGTTATGAGGATAGGGAAATATATGCCCGTGATGAGAAAACAGTTATAGCCAAAAAAGCAGTAGAACTGATTCATGATGATTCAGTAGTCTTAATTGATGGCGGAACAACTAACCTTGAAATTGTAAAGAATCTTCCAGCGGACTTGAAAGCTACCTTTTTTACAAACTGCTTGTTAGTAGCTTCAAAATTAGTGGAGTACAGGTTTGTAGATGTTTACTTTTTAGGAGGAAAGATCTTGCCAAATGCTCAGGTTACTATTGGACACGAAGTGACAGAAGCGTTGAAAGATATGCATGCTGATATCTTTTTCTTGGGTGTCAGAAGTATTGATGCCGTCAGAGGAGTGACGGATATTGACAGAGAAGAAGTTAGAGTGAAGCGTGCTATGGCAATGGCATCCAAAAGAGTTGTGGCAGTGGCACTTCAGGAAAAATTAGGCTCTGCACAGCCATTTTTAGCTGTTCCTGTCGATAAAATCCATACTATTATCACAGAGGCAGGGCAGGAACCTGCTGCATTTTCACCGTTTCGTCATTTAGGAATTGAGCATATATAA